In Streptococcus porcinus, the genomic window TGCGTATTTTGACGCTGTTTAAGGAGAGCACGTTTGGCACGCTCTTCACCTGCTGCTCGAGCTGCTTTTTCATCTTCATAGACAGCAAAGTGATCGCCAGCCATAGGTGTTTCATTTAAACCTGTAATAGAAACAGGTGTTGATGGAAGGGCTGATTTTACACGACGACCAAGATCATTTGCCATAGCACGGACACGACCAAAGGTGTTACCGATAACGATTGGATCTTGAACGTGTAGTGTCCCTTGTTGAACAAGAAGGGTTGCTACAGCACCTTTTCCTTTATCAAGTCTTGCTTCAATAACAGTACCAATAGCTCTTACTGTTGGATCTGCCTTCAGCTCTTCAACTTCAGCAACTAAAAGAATTGTTTCCAGTAAAACATCAATATTCTTATTGAATTTAGCTGAAATCTCAACAAATTCACAGTCACCACCCCAGGCTGTGGAAATAATACCATATTCAGCCAGCTCAGCAATCACACGTTCTGGATTAGCACCCGGTTTATCAATTTTGTTGATAGCAACAATAATCGGAACTTGTGCAGCTTTAGAGTGGTTAATTGCTTCGACTGTTTGTGGCATAACGCCGTCATCTGCCGCAACAATTAAGATAGTGATATCAGTAACTGAAGCCCCACGTGCACGCATACTAGTAAAGGCAGCATGTCCAGGTGTATCCAAGAAGGTAATTTTCTTACCAGCTTCTTCGATTTGATAGGCTCCTATATGTTGGGTAATTCCCCCTGCTTCACCAGTAGCTACCCGTGAATTACGCAAGGTATCTAATAAGGTTGTTTTACCATGGTCAACGTGCCCCATGATGGTTACAACCGGTGCCCTTTCAACAAGATTCTCTGGATTAAGGTAAGAGTCATCCTCAAAGAATCGTTCGATATCAGCATCATCAATCTCAACTTTAGCCTTTGCTTCAATACCATAATCAACCATTAATAATTCAATGGTATCGCCATCTAGAGATTGATTTTGGGTTGCCATTACCCCCATCATAAATAGTTTTTTAACGATTTCTGCTGGTTCACGTTTAATCCGTTTTGCTATATCGGCAACTGTCATACCCTCAGTATATTCAAACTCTTTTGGTAATTCATGGAATTTACGCTCAGTTACTGGTTTTGGAGCGACGCTATTATTCCTGTTATTTTTGCCTTTTTTAGGTTTTTTGTTCCAGTTACTATTTCTTTGATTTCTCACTTGGTTCTGATTATTCCAACTCTTTTTATTTTGTTTTGGTCCATTGTCATGACCTTGATTAGCGTCATTGACTTTTTCAAGACGTCCCTTTTTACGACGTTTATCAACAGGCTTAGGAGTAGTAGTTACGACCTCAGGTGTAACTCTTTCAGCTGTTGTTACTTTGGCTTGCTCAGCTGCTTTTTTCGCAGCCGCTTCAGCTTCCTTTTCAGCTAAACGACGTGCTTCTTCTTGAGCAATTCGAGCTTGCCGTTTAGCTTCTTCTTGAGCACGAAATTGATTTTCACGCTGCTTGGTATACTCAGCATTTTGTTCAGCCTTTAGAGCAGCTGCCCGTGCTTTAAAATCAATTTTAGGAGCCGGTGCCTGTTGTTGAACCCGATTTTGTTGCTGCCTATTATCTTTAAAACGATCATTTGAGCGATTAGGTGTTGTTGTCGGACGATTATTGTCACGGTTGCCAAATTGACGGTTATCTTGTTGATTTCCAGATTGATTTGGTTTACCTTCAAATCGACGTTCCCTATTCTGGTGTTGACCTTTACTAGCAAATCGATCATTTTGTTGACCATTGTTGCGATTGTTAGAACGGCGATCATTAGAACGATTTTGTTTTCCTTCTTGTTGACGCGCAGCTTGTTCTTTTGCCCTAGCCTCCCGCTCAGCTTTAAAGTTACGACTTTTTGGCCTTGCATGAGCAGGATTAACAGGTGCACTTGACCCAACTTCTTCACTCTTAGAGGTCGTAGCGACTACTTTCTCTTCAGATTTTTGTATTTGAGCCGGCCTTGAGTCTGTTTTTACTTCTTCTTTGGTTACTGACTGTGTGGTCGTTTGGGATGTGCCTGCAAAACTTGAAGCAATTTTACTTGCTATTGATTCATCAACGCTAGAAGCATGACTTTTGACATCTAATCCAAGTTCTTTTGCTTTTTCAACAACTTCTTTACTTGTTTTACCAATCTCTTTGGCAATTTCATGTAATCTTTTCTTTGACAATTTGTGTCCTCCTATTCGTCTATTCCATAAGAGTCCTCATTTTCTTTGAAAATCCAGCATCCGCTATGGCAACCACTTTTCGCGCTTTACCAAGAGCAGAACTTAATTCCAGTGCATTTAACACTGTGGAGACTTCTACATTATAATACTTACTTTTATCTGTAATCTTTTTAGTTACATTTGGTCCGGCATCGTTTGCTAGAAAAACAAGCTGAACGTTTTGATTTTGAATGGCTTTAACAACCAATTCTTCCCCAGAAACAACTTTTCCAGCTCGTTGCGCTAGACCAATGAGATTAGCCAATCTTTCTAAATTATTCAAGGCCTAACTCTCTTCTTTTAACTTTGTGTTCTACATAAGCTATCAATTCATCATAAAAACTTTCAGGTACATCAATGGCAAAATTACGATTAAAGACTTGTTTCTTTTTAGCCATAATTGCTTCCTGATTATCAAGCTTAATATAGGCTCCGCGACCATTTTTCTTACCTGTTGGATCTATAAAAATATCACCTTCCTTGGTTTTTACAACGCGAAGCAAATCTCTTTTATCAATAATTTCGCCCGAAACTAATGACTTACGTAAAGGTATTTTTTTTACTTTAGGCATAAAACACCTCTTTTCTTATTCTTCCTCAGTCGCTGGTAAAACTTGTTCTACTTCTTCTGAAGTGTTGACGTGTTCCTGTTCAGTTTCTAGTGCATCATATTCACTAGCTGATTTAATATCAATACGATAACCCGTTAAATGGGCTGCTAAGCGAACATTTTGACCCCTACGTCCAATTGCAAGAGATAATTTACTATCAGGTACCACAACTGTTGCACGTTTACTATCTATTTCATCAAAAAGAACCATATCAACTTCAGCGGGAGCAATCGCATTATAGATAAATTCTGCTGGATCGTCTACCCATTGAATCACATCAATGTTTTCTTCTACTGGAATTTCAATTCCTGTCTTGGCATCGTAACGTTTCGGATGAAATTTACTAATAACTTTTTTGATGTTACTTCCACCACGCCCTACAATGGTTCCGATGGCGTCAACGTTTGGATTATGACTTCTTACAGCTACCTTTGTCCGATCACCAGCTTCACGTGAGACACTCATGATCTCCACCGTGCCATCAAACACTTCTGGAATTTCTTGTTCCATGATGCGTTTGATAAATTCTGGGTGACTCCTACTTACAAAAACATTAACACCTTTCGGATTATTTTCAACTTTATAAACATAGACTTCAATACGGTCATGAGATTTGAAAGTTTCTCCTGGAATTTGATCTTGGTGTGATAGCTGCGCTTCAAGTGATCCTAAATTCACATAAATGAAACGTTGATCAAAACGTTCAACTGTCCCTGTCATGATTTCACCTTCATGCTCTTTATATTCATTGTAGGTGATTTCACGCATTTGGCGACGCATTTTTTCCATAATCGTTTGCTTAGCAGATTGTGCTGCAACACGACCAAATTCAGCTACCGATTCTTCAAAACGAATTTTATCTCCTAATTCATATGCGGAACTGATAGCTAAGGCATCGCTTAAGCTAATTTCTAAACGACTATCAAAAACTTCTTCGACAACTTCACGGACTGAAAAGACCTGAAAGTCACCAGTTTTTTCATTAAACTCAATCACACACGACTCTGATTGACCATAACGTCTCTTATAAGCAGACTTTAAAGATTCTGTAACGGCTTCAATAATATCGTCCTTGTTAATGTGTTTTTCTTCTTCCAAAATACGGAAGGCTTCTAGCATTTCTTTG contains:
- the infB gene encoding translation initiation factor IF-2, whose translation is MSKKRLHEIAKEIGKTSKEVVEKAKELGLDVKSHASSVDESIASKIASSFAGTSQTTTQSVTKEEVKTDSRPAQIQKSEEKVVATTSKSEEVGSSAPVNPAHARPKSRNFKAEREARAKEQAARQQEGKQNRSNDRRSNNRNNGQQNDRFASKGQHQNRERRFEGKPNQSGNQQDNRQFGNRDNNRPTTTPNRSNDRFKDNRQQQNRVQQQAPAPKIDFKARAAALKAEQNAEYTKQRENQFRAQEEAKRQARIAQEEARRLAEKEAEAAAKKAAEQAKVTTAERVTPEVVTTTPKPVDKRRKKGRLEKVNDANQGHDNGPKQNKKSWNNQNQVRNQRNSNWNKKPKKGKNNRNNSVAPKPVTERKFHELPKEFEYTEGMTVADIAKRIKREPAEIVKKLFMMGVMATQNQSLDGDTIELLMVDYGIEAKAKVEIDDADIERFFEDDSYLNPENLVERAPVVTIMGHVDHGKTTLLDTLRNSRVATGEAGGITQHIGAYQIEEAGKKITFLDTPGHAAFTSMRARGASVTDITILIVAADDGVMPQTVEAINHSKAAQVPIIVAINKIDKPGANPERVIAELAEYGIISTAWGGDCEFVEISAKFNKNIDVLLETILLVAEVEELKADPTVRAIGTVIEARLDKGKGAVATLLVQQGTLHVQDPIVIGNTFGRVRAMANDLGRRVKSALPSTPVSITGLNETPMAGDHFAVYEDEKAARAAGEERAKRALLKQRQNTQRVSLDNLFDTLKAGEIKTVNVIIKADVQGSVEALAASLLKIEVEGVRVNVVHSAVGAINESDVTLAEASNAVIIGFNVRPTPQARQQAESDEVEIRLHSIIYKVIEEVEEAMKGKLDPVFKEKILGEAIVRETFKVSKVGTIGGFMVINGKITRDSSVRVIRDSVVVFDGKIASLKHYKDDVKEVGNAQEGGLMIENYNDLQVDDTLEAYIMEEIVRK
- a CDS encoding YlxQ-related RNA-binding protein yields the protein MNNLERLANLIGLAQRAGKVVSGEELVVKAIQNQNVQLVFLANDAGPNVTKKITDKSKYYNVEVSTVLNALELSSALGKARKVVAIADAGFSKKMRTLME
- the rnpM gene encoding RNase P modulator RnpM, with protein sequence MPKVKKIPLRKSLVSGEIIDKRDLLRVVKTKEGDIFIDPTGKKNGRGAYIKLDNQEAIMAKKKQVFNRNFAIDVPESFYDELIAYVEHKVKRRELGLE
- the nusA gene encoding transcription termination factor NusA; its protein translation is MSKEMLEAFRILEEEKHINKDDIIEAVTESLKSAYKRRYGQSESCVIEFNEKTGDFQVFSVREVVEEVFDSRLEISLSDALAISSAYELGDKIRFEESVAEFGRVAAQSAKQTIMEKMRRQMREITYNEYKEHEGEIMTGTVERFDQRFIYVNLGSLEAQLSHQDQIPGETFKSHDRIEVYVYKVENNPKGVNVFVSRSHPEFIKRIMEQEIPEVFDGTVEIMSVSREAGDRTKVAVRSHNPNVDAIGTIVGRGGSNIKKVISKFHPKRYDAKTGIEIPVEENIDVIQWVDDPAEFIYNAIAPAEVDMVLFDEIDSKRATVVVPDSKLSLAIGRRGQNVRLAAHLTGYRIDIKSASEYDALETEQEHVNTSEEVEQVLPATEEE